One window of the Candidatus Nanopelagicales bacterium genome contains the following:
- the dmpG gene encoding 4-hydroxy-2-oxovalerate aldolase, protein MSTADFRLIDSTLRDGSHAISHQYTEDEVIAIVHGLDAAGVPVIEIAHGDGLGGSSFNYGFSAVDEKVLIARAVEEAKNAKIACLLLPGIGIAEDLKDVHEIGVQVARIAVHCTEADITEQHIKLAKKLGMEAIGFLMMAHMNTPEGLLEQALLMQSYGADAIYIADSAGAMTTEDFRRRVGTLTAGLEVPVGVHAHNNLSMAVANSIAAYEEGAANLDGTSAGLGAGAGNCPTEILAAVCDKYGIDSGVDALRLMDVAEEVVRPIMPRQQVIDRAGLLLGYAGVYGSFLLHAERAAQRYGVPQSEILLELGRRKVVGGQEDMIIDVAVELARKHAESANDAETLDRMGPAAWLGHVEPVESEAGG, encoded by the coding sequence ATGAGCACCGCCGACTTCCGACTCATCGACTCCACGCTGCGCGACGGGTCGCACGCGATCTCCCACCAGTACACCGAGGACGAGGTCATCGCGATCGTCCACGGCCTCGACGCCGCCGGTGTCCCCGTCATCGAGATCGCGCACGGCGACGGGCTGGGCGGCTCCTCGTTCAACTACGGCTTCTCCGCCGTCGACGAGAAGGTGCTCATCGCCCGCGCGGTCGAGGAGGCCAAGAACGCCAAGATCGCCTGTCTGCTGCTCCCGGGCATCGGCATCGCCGAGGACCTCAAGGACGTGCACGAGATCGGCGTGCAGGTGGCCCGGATCGCCGTGCACTGCACCGAGGCCGACATCACCGAGCAGCACATCAAGCTGGCGAAGAAGCTCGGGATGGAGGCCATCGGCTTCCTGATGATGGCCCACATGAACACCCCCGAGGGGCTGCTGGAGCAGGCGCTGCTCATGCAGTCGTACGGCGCGGACGCGATCTACATCGCCGACTCCGCCGGGGCCATGACCACCGAGGACTTCCGTCGTCGGGTGGGCACGCTCACCGCCGGGCTGGAGGTGCCCGTCGGGGTGCACGCGCACAACAACCTGTCGATGGCGGTGGCCAACTCGATCGCCGCGTACGAGGAGGGCGCCGCCAACCTGGACGGCACCAGTGCCGGACTCGGCGCTGGTGCCGGCAACTGTCCCACCGAGATCCTCGCCGCGGTGTGCGACAAGTACGGCATCGACAGCGGCGTGGACGCGCTGCGACTGATGGACGTGGCCGAGGAGGTGGTCCGGCCGATCATGCCGCGCCAGCAGGTGATCGACCGGGCCGGCCTGCTCCTCGGCTACGCCGGCGTCTACGGGTCGTTCCTGCTGCACGCCGAGCGCGCAGCGCAGCGCTACGGCGTCCCGCAGTCGGAGATCCTGCTGGAGCTCGGCCGCCGCAAGGTGGTCGGCGGCCAGGAGGACATGATCATCGACGTCGCGGTCGAGCTGGCGCGCAAGCACGCCGAGTCGGCCAACGACGCGGAGACGCTGGACCGGATGGGCCCGGCCGCGTGGCTGGGCCACGTGGAGCCGGTCGAGTCCGAGGCGGGAGGCTGA
- a CDS encoding acetaldehyde dehydrogenase (acetylating) has product AAVSRVTDVPYAEMVSTVSSRSAGPGTRQNIDEFTRTTSKALEEIGGARHGKAIIILNPAEPPILMRNTVFAGLPEGTDHDAVVQSILDMAADVAKYVPGYRLKNPPVIEEGPYRTPGGVVPHRVVVLLEVEGAGDYLPPFAGNLDIMTAAAQRVGEAIAEHKAGVPA; this is encoded by the coding sequence TCGCGGCCGTGTCGAGGGTGACCGACGTGCCGTACGCGGAGATGGTGTCGACGGTGTCGTCCCGGTCGGCCGGACCCGGCACCCGGCAGAACATCGACGAGTTCACCCGGACCACGTCGAAGGCGCTGGAGGAGATCGGAGGCGCCCGGCACGGCAAGGCGATCATCATCCTCAACCCGGCCGAACCGCCGATCCTGATGCGCAACACCGTGTTCGCCGGGCTGCCGGAGGGCACCGACCACGACGCCGTGGTGCAGTCGATCCTCGACATGGCCGCGGACGTCGCCAAGTACGTCCCCGGCTACCGGCTGAAGAACCCCCCGGTCATCGAGGAGGGCCCCTACCGCACGCCCGGCGGGGTGGTCCCCCACCGCGTCGTCGTCCTGCTGGAGGTCGAGGGGGCCGGCGACTACCTGCCGCCGTTCGCCGGGAACCTCGACATCATGACCGCCGCCGCACAGCGCGTCGGCGAGGCCATCGCCGAGCACAAGGCTGGAGTCCCCGCATGA
- a CDS encoding 2-hydroxymuconate tautomerase family protein — protein MPLDHARRYAMPLVTVTMVEGRTVEQKHALIRELSDAVVSALDVPLDRVRVAIYEVSADDWGIGGRSYAEVRGPVPPSGGRQADVT, from the coding sequence ATCCCGCTCGACCACGCGAGGAGGTACGCGATGCCCCTGGTCACCGTGACCATGGTGGAGGGCCGCACCGTGGAGCAGAAGCACGCGCTGATCCGTGAGCTCAGCGACGCCGTCGTGTCCGCCCTGGACGTCCCCCTGGACCGGGTCCGGGTGGCGATCTACGAGGTGTCGGCCGACGACTGGGGCATCGGCGGCCGTTCCTACGCGGAGGTCCGCGGACCGGTGCCGCCCTCGGGTGGCCGGCAGGCGGACGTCACGTGA
- a CDS encoding fumarylacetoacetate hydrolase family protein, giving the protein MAGTDDIGTDSIDVAGITQTLVAAARDRRGIAPITDAVPGLDVPTAYGIQDSVVAARVADGAVVVGAKLGLTSVAKQRQMNVDEPLYGWLTDDMQIDTGEALVCDRFIQPRVEPEIAFLLGRDLAGPQVNAAQVLAATSAVFPAVDVLDSRFSGYKFTLTDVVADNSSSAGFTLGGQATEPAGIDLRLVGCTLEHNGRLVATAAGAAVMGHPAAAVAWLVRRLATRGRGLSAGMVVMAGALTEAVAVAPGDTVVARFDRLGTVEFACR; this is encoded by the coding sequence ATGGCGGGCACCGACGACATCGGCACCGACAGCATCGACGTCGCTGGGATCACCCAGACCCTGGTGGCCGCAGCACGTGACCGGCGGGGCATCGCCCCCATCACCGACGCCGTCCCCGGGCTCGACGTGCCGACGGCCTACGGCATCCAAGACTCCGTCGTGGCGGCCCGCGTGGCCGACGGCGCGGTCGTGGTCGGGGCGAAGCTGGGACTCACCAGCGTCGCGAAGCAGCGGCAGATGAACGTCGACGAGCCGCTGTACGGCTGGCTCACCGACGACATGCAGATCGACACCGGCGAGGCGCTGGTGTGCGACCGGTTCATCCAGCCGCGGGTCGAGCCGGAGATCGCGTTCCTGCTCGGCCGCGACCTCGCCGGGCCGCAGGTCAACGCGGCCCAGGTGCTCGCAGCCACGTCGGCGGTCTTCCCGGCGGTGGACGTGCTGGACTCGAGGTTCTCCGGCTACAAGTTCACGCTCACCGACGTGGTCGCGGACAACTCGTCCTCGGCCGGATTCACCCTCGGCGGCCAGGCCACCGAGCCGGCGGGCATCGACCTGCGGCTGGTCGGCTGCACCCTGGAGCACAACGGGCGGCTGGTCGCCACCGCCGCGGGCGCCGCGGTGATGGGGCACCCGGCGGCCGCCGTGGCCTGGCTGGTCCGCCGCCTGGCGACCCGTGGCCGGGGCCTGTCAGCCGGCATGGTCGTCATGGCAGGCGCGCTCACCGAGGCCGTGGCGGTCGCCCCCGGGGACACCGTGGTGGCCCGGTTCGACCGGCTGGGCACCGTCGAGTTCGCCTGCCGCTGA